TAAAGCACGTTGAATTGCTTGCTTTTGCACACGACGGAAGGATACACGGTTTTCTAATTGACGAGCAATATTGTCTGCTACTAATTTAGCGTCTAAATCAGCTCTCTTGATTTCTACGATATTAAGGTGGACACGTTTACCTGTTAACGCATTTAACGCTTTACGAAGTGCTTCTACTTCTGATCCACCTTTACCAATAACCATTCCTGGTTTTGCAGTGTGAACTGAAATATTTACACGGTTAGCCGCGCGTTCAATTTCCACTTTTGATACAGCAGAGTCACTTAATCTTTTAGTAATGTATTCACGAACCTTAAGGTCTTCATGCAACAAGTCTGCATAGTCCTTATCAGCATACCACTTTGATTCCCAATCACGGATGACTCCTATACGCAAACCGACTGGATTTACTTTTTGTCCCACTGATTATCCCTCCTTCTTTTCTGATACCACTACAGTAATGTGGCTCGTACGTTTATTAATTTGACTAGCACGTCCCATTGCACGAGGGCGAAAACGTTTCATAGTCGGGCCTTCGTTCACATACGCTTCTTCAACAACCAAATTATTAACATCCATCTCATAGTTGTGTTCTGCGTTTGCAACAGCTGATTTTAATACTTTTTCTACTATTGGAGAAGCCGCTTTGTTTGTTAAGCGTAAAACTGCTAATGCTTCACCAATTTGCTTTCCTCGAATTAAGTCCGCTACTAAGCGAGCTTTACGAGGCGCAATTCGAACTGTTCTTGCAACAGCTTTTGCTTGCATTTAGGATGCCTCCTCTCTTAACGTCTTGTTTTCTTGTCATCACTAGCGTGACCTTTATACGTACGAGTTGGTGCAAACTCTCCAAGCTTGTGACCAACCATGTCTTCACTTATATATACAGGCACATGTTTTCGACCATCATAAACTGCAATTGTATGACCAATGAATTGAGGGAAAATCGTTGAACGACGAGACCATGTTTTAACCACACGCTTACCATCGGTTTCATTTAAGCCCTCAATTTTTTTCATTAAATGATCATCTACAAAAGGTCCTTTTTTTAAGCTGCGTCCCATATGTGAACCTCCCTTCGCGATTGGCATACGGTTCCTGTGAACCGTAGCACAACCCCGTTATTTTTTACGACGACGCACGATGAATTTATCTGACTTCTTATTTTTCTTGCGCGTTTTATAACCGAGTGTTGGTTTACCCCAAGGTGTCATTGGTGACTTACGTCCGATAGGAGCTCTACCTTCACCACCACCATGTGGGTGATCAACCGGGTTCATTACAGATCCACGTACAGTTGGGCGTTTACCTAACCAACGAGAACGACCTGCTTTACCGATATTAATAAGTTCGTGTTGTTCATTACCAACTTGACCAATAGAAGCACGGCAAGCAGCTAATACCATACGAACTTCACCTGAAGTTAAACGTACTAAAACGTATTTTCCTTCTTTACCAAGAACTTGAGCAGATGTTCCAGCTGAACGTACTAATTGTCCACCTCTACCTGGTTTAAGTTCAATGTTATGAATAACTGTACCAACAGGAATATTAACTAACGGTAATGCATTACCCACTTTAATATCCGCTTCTGGACCAGACATGATTTCCATGCCCACTTCTAAATTTTTCGGAGCTAGAATATAACGCTTTTCACCATCAACATAGTTTATTAACGCAATATTAGCTGATCTATTTGGATCATATTCGATTGTAGCAACGCGTCCTGGTATACCATCTTTGTCGCGTTTAAAATCAATGATGCGGTATTGACGCTTATGACCGCCACCTTGATGACGTACTGTTAATCTACCTTGGTTGTTACGTCCACCCTTTTTATTCAAAGGAGCCAATAACGACTTCTCGGGAGTATCAGTAGTGATTTCTGCAAAATCAGATACCGACATACCACGACGACCGTTTGAGGTAGGTTTATACTTTTTAATCGCCATCTCTATTTCCCTCCTTCACTAGTAAACTTATACTTCAAAAAGTTCGATTTCTTTGCTATCAGCAGTTAACTTCACGATTGCTTTTCTGCGACGATTAGTATAACCACTATGACGACCCATACGCTTGAACTTACCTTTGTAGTTCATGATGTTTACTTTTTCTACTTTCACATCAAAAATTGCCTCAACAGCATCTTTGACTTCAGTTTTATTAGCTTTCACATCAACGTCAAACGTATATTTCTTCTCTTCCATTAAATCTGTTGAACGTTCTGTAATAACGGGGCGCTTAATAATATCACGAGGTTCTTTCATTACGCAAGCACCTCCTCTACTATTTCCACCGCATCTTTAGTGATCACAAGTTTATCGTGGTTTAATAAGTCCAGTACGTTTACACCTGTAGCAGATATAACTGTTACTCCAGGAATATTACGCGCTGAAAGAGTCACGAATTCATTTTGATCAGCAGTTACGATTAACGCTTTGCGATCTGCAGAAAGACTGTTTAAAATGTTTACCATTTCTTTTGTTTTAGGAGCTTCAAATGCTAGGCTCTCTAATACAACGATATCATTTTCAAGCACTTTAGTTGATAGTGCTGATTTAAGTGCTAAGCGACGTACCTTCTTAGGTAGCTTATAGCTGTAGCTTCTAGGTGTAGGTCCGAATACTATTCCACCACCACGCCATTGTGGAGAACGAATTGATCCTTGACGAGCACGTCCAGTACCTTTTTGACGCCAAGGTTTACGTCCACCGCCACGTACTTCAGAACGACCTTTTACTTTGTGAGTTCCTTGTCTTAAGGAAGCTCTTTGCATAATAACTGCATCGAATAATACACTCTTGTTAGGCTCAATACCAAATACAGATTCATTAAGCTCTACTTCACCTACTGTAGAACCATTTTGGCTATATAATGTTACTTTAGGCATTGGTATATTCCTCCTTTCTTACAAAAATTACTGTGCCTTAACCGCACTATTAATAGTTACAAGACCTTTTTTTGGTCCTGGGACATTACCTTTAATAAGTAAAATGTTACGTTCAGCATCAATTTTTACAACTTCTAAGTTTTGAACAGTTATACGTTCTCCACCCATACGTCCAGGTAAAAGCTTTCCTTTGAATACACGGTTTGGATCAACAGGTCCCATTGAACCAGGACGACGGTGATAGCGCGAACCGTGTGACATAGGGCCGCGTGATTGTCCGTGGCGCTTAATTGCACCTTGGAATCCTTTACCCTTTGAAATACCTGTAACATCTACTACATCGCCTTCAGAGAAGACGTCAACTTTGACTTCCTGACCAACTTCATATTCCTCAACGTTCAGCCCGCGGAATTCACGGATGAAGCGCTTAGGCGTAGTATCCGCTTTTGCAACATGTCCTTTAGCTGGTTTGTTAGCAAGCTTTTCACGCTTGTTATCAAAACCAAGTTGTATAGCTTCATAACCATCTGTTGCTTCAGTTTTCTTCTGAAGAACTACGTTAGGTGAAGCCTCAACTACAGTAACTGGTACAAGTACATCTCCAACGAACACTTGTGTCATACCAATCTTTCTACCTAAGATTCCTTTGGTCATTCGTCACACCTCCTGTTATCTAACTTATTATTTATTATAGTTTAATTTCAATATCTACACCTGACGGCAAGTCTAAACGCATTAGTGAATCTACTGTTTTTGGAGTAGGATTTACGATATCAATTAAGCGTTTATGTGTACGCATTTCAAATTGCTCACGAGAATCTTTATACTTATGAACAGCACGAAGAATCGTATAAACAGACTTTTCAGTTGGTAACGGAATCGGACCAGAGACATTTGCACCTGATCGTTTAGCTGTTGCTACGATTTTTTCTGCAGATTGATCAAGAATTCGGTGATCGTAAGCTTTTAAACGAATACGAATTTTTTCTTTTGCCATTATTTTCCCTCCTTTTTCGCCTATTTTATTTAATAGACATTCTCCGTGGAAATTTCCCCACACTCGCCATGGCAAAGCGGCCGGGTGTGTCAGCAACCTTCCACATCATCGCAGTCAAAGACCAACATTCACTATTATATAAAAAAAACACACCTAATGCAATAGCAAATTTTAATCTATCAACTTTTTTACCCACGACTTAGTATACACGCCTTACAGTCTCTTTTCAATTACTCTAGCACAACATACTATTAGCAGTTTTTGTTAATGCTCTTTTAGGGGCCTTTTTGTTCTTCAAGTTGCTTGACAAAGTGCCATTCCATAAAAAAACAGGTCTACGTATAAACGCAAACCTGCTTCTTTTCTATTATTACGCAGTGATAGTAGCTACTACTCCAGCACCTACAGTACGTCCACCCTCACGAATAGAGAATTTAGTACCTTCTTCAAGTGCGATAGGAGCGATAAGCTCAACTGTCATTTCAATGTTATCTCCAGGCATAACCATTTCTACGCCTTCTGGAAGATTAACGATACCAGTTACATCAGTTGTACGGAAGTAGAACTGAGGACGGTAGTTTGTGAAGAATGGAGTATGACGTCCACCTTCTTCTTTTGATAATACGTAAACTTCAGCTTTAAATTTTTGGTGTGGAGTAATTGAACCAGGCTTAGCTAAAACTTGCCCACGCTCAATGTCTTCACGTGATACACCACGAAGTAATGCACCAATGTTGTCTCCAGCTTCAGCATAATCAAGAAGCTTACGGAACATTTCTACACCAGTAACTGTAGTTTTGCTTGACTCTTCAGCTAAACCGATGATTTCGATTTCATCACCAACATTTAATTTACCGCGGTCTACACGACCAGTAGCAACTGTACCACGACCAGTGATTGAGAATACATCCTCAACTGGCATCATGAAATCTTTTTCAGTGTCACGCTCTGGAGTTGGGATGTAGTCATCAACTGCAGCCATTAACTCAAGAATTTTTTCTTCGTATGCAGCGTCTCCTTCAAGAGCTTTAAGAGCTGAACCTTGGATAACAGGAATGTCATCACCAGGGAAGTCATACTCAGATAATAAGTCACGTACTTCCATTTCTACTAATTCTAGTAATTCTTCGTCATCTACCATATCACATTTGTTTAAGAAAACAACGATGTAAGGTACACCAACCTGACGAGAAAGAAGGATGTGCTCACGAGTTTGTGGCATTGGACCATCAGAAGCTGAAACAACTAGGATAGCTCCATCCATTTGCGCCGCACCAGTGATCATATTTTTAACATAGTCAGCATGTCCCGGGCAGTCCACGTGTGCATAGTGACGACTGTCAGTTTCGTACTCAACGTGTGCAGTAGAGATTGTGATTCCACGCTCACGCTCTTCTGGCGCTGCATCAATTTGATCATATGCTTGTGCCTCTGCTCCACCTTTTTTAGCAAGAACAGTTGTTATTGCAGCAGTTAAAGTTGTTTTACCGTGGTCAACGTGACCAATTGTACCGATATTCGCATGTGTTTTGGAACGATCGAATTTTTCTTTACCCATTATAATTTATCCTCCTTAATATACATATCATAATTTATATAAGATAGTAGTTGCTATCTTGAACTACTTTCTTTCTTACATAAGTAGTTATACTTTAATAAATGGAATAAATCAATTATTCACCTTTATTTTTCTTAATAATTTCTTCTGAAATTGCTTTTGGTACTTCTTCGTAGTGATCAAAGTGCATTGAGAATGTACCACGTCCTTGCGTATTAGAACGCAATGCAGTAGCATACCCAAACATTTCAGATAATGGAACCATCGCACGAACGACCTGTGCGTTACCGCGAGCTTCCATACCTTCAACGCGACCACGACGTGATGTAACGTCACCCATGATGTCTCCTAAGTACTCATCAGGCATTACAACTTCAACCTTCATAATAGGTTCAAGGATGACTGGGTTACATTTAGAGATCGCATTTTTCAATGCCATAGATGCTGCTATTTTAAAGGCCATCTCAGATGAGTCAACATCATGGTAAGAACCATCTACAAGAGCAGCTTTCACATCAACTAGTGGATACCCAGCAAGTACACCATTGCCCATTGCATCTTCTAATCCAGCTCCAACGGCTGGAATGTACTCACGTGGAACTACACCACCAACGATTTTATTTTCAAACTCAAAGCCCTTACCTTCTTCGTTTGGTTCGAATTCGATCCAAACGTGACCGAATTGTCCACGTCCACCTGATTGACGCGCGAATTTCCCTTCAACTTTAGCAGCAGCACGGAAAGTTTCACGATATGCAACCTGTGGAGCACCTACATTTGCTTCTACCTTGAACTCACGACGCATGCGATCAACGAGAATGTCTAGGTGTAATTCACCCATACCTTCGATAATTACTTGGCCTGTTTCTTGGTCAGTATGCGCTCTAAACGTTGGATCTTCTTCTTGGAGTTTTTGAAGAGCTGTTGTCATTTTATCTTGGTCAGCTTTTGATTTTGGTTCGATCGAAAGTGAAATTACCGGCTCTGGGAATTCCATAGACTCAAGAATAACTTGATTTTTCTCTTCGCTCAACGTATCACCTGTAGTTGTAACTTTTAGTCCAACTGCAGCTGCGATATCACCAGCATAAACTTTTGATATCTCTTCACGTGAGTTTGCGTGCATTTGTAAAATACGACCTACACGTTCACGTTTACCTTTTGTTGAGTTTTGTACATATGAACCCGCGTCTAATGTTCCAGAGTAAACACGGAAGAATGTTAATTTACCAACAAATGGGTCTGTCATAACTTTAAATGCAAGTGCTGAGAATGGCTCATCGTCACTAGAAGGGCGAGTAACTTCTTCGTTAGTATCAGGAAGAGTACCTTTGATAGCCGGAACATCTAATGGTGATGGAAGATAATCAACAACTGCATCAAGCATTAATTGAACACCTTTGTTTTTGAAAGCTGATCCACAAATTACTGGATAGAACTCAACATTAACTGTTCCTTGACGGATTGCAGCTTTAAGCTCTTCTTTAGTAATTTCTTCGCCGCCTAAGTATTTTTCCATTAACTCTTCATCAAGCTCAGCAACCGCTTCAACTAACTTTTCACGGTATTCTTCTGCTTGATCCTTATACTCTTCAGGAATCTCACGAACTTCTATATCAGTTCCTAAATCATTCCCGTAAAATACAGCGTTCATTTCAACTAGATCAATAATACCGTGGAATTCATCTTCCGCTCCAATTGGTAGTTGAATTGCAGCTGCATTCGCTTGTAAACGATCGTGAATAGTGCTTAGAGAATATAAGAAGTCTGCACCGATTTTGTCCATTTTATTAACGAACACCACTCGGGGAACTCCGTAAGTAGTCGCCTGACGCCAAACTGTTTCAGTTTGAGGCTCAACGCCTGATTGAGCATCAAGAACTGCTACTGCTCCGTCAAGCACACGAAGTGAACGCTCAACTTCAACAGTGAAGTCTACGTGTCCTGGTGTATCGATGATATTAACGCGGTGACCTTCCCACTGTGCAGTTGTTGCAGCAGAAGTAATAGTAATACCACGTTCTTGTTCTTGCTCCATCCAGTCCATTTGAGATGCACCTTCATGAGTTTCACCGATTTTATGAATACGACCAGTGTAATAAAGTACACGCTCAGTTGTTGTTGTTTTACCAGCATCAATATGTGCCATGATACCGATATTTCGAGTCTTTTCTAAGGAGAACTCTCTTGCCATTGGGTCTTTCTCCTTCCATTATAAAGTATCGTATTATAATTATTAGTTGACCATCAAAGAGTCAATGGAGATCTTATAATGATTCACATTGCTCTTTATTAGGTCGATCAAGTTTATTGGATTACCAACGATAATGAGCAAATGCTTTATTCGCTTCAGCCATTTTATGCGTATCTTCACGCTTTTTAACTGCAGCACCTGTATTGTTAGCTGCATCTAAAATTTCGTTAGCTAAACGCTCTTCCATCGTTCTTTCTCCACGAAGACGTGCATAGTTTACTAACCAACGAAGTCCTAATGTAGTACGACGATCAGGGCGCACCTCAACTGGTACTTGATAGTTAGATCCACCAACACGGCGAGCTTTAACTTCCAATACTGGCATGATGTTTTTAAGAGCTTGCTCAAAAACTTCCATAGCTTCTTTACCAGAACGTTCTTTTACTAATTCAAACGATTTGTAAAGAATATCTTGAGACTTTCCTCTTTTTCCATCAACCATCATTTTATTAATTAAGCGTGTTACTAGCTTTGAATTGTAAATCGGATCTGGTAACACGTCTCTTTTTGCAACGGGTCCTTTACGAGGCATTGATATTCCTCCTTTCAGTCATTGTTCTTACTATGTTGTTATTTTTTTGCTGCTTTAGGTCTTTTCGTTCCATATTTAGAACGACTTTGCATGCGGTTATCAACACCAGCAGTATCTAANNNNNNNNNNNNNNNNNNNNNNNNNNNNNNNNNNNNNNNNNNNNNNNNNNNNNNNNNNNNNNNNNNNNNNNNNNNNNNNNNNNNNNNNNNNNNNNNNNNNNNNNNNNNNNNNNNNNNNNNNNNNNNNNNNNNNNNNNNNNNNNNNNNNNNNNNNNNNNNNNNNNNNNNNNNNNNNNNNNNNNNNNNNNNNNNNNNNNNNNNNNNNNNNNNNNNNNNNNNTGGAGATGAAACGTTAGTTTGTGACTTTTTGAAGCTATTGTACCCTTTATTCAAAGCAGGGGACATTGATTTTTTAACTTTCGTCTCGCGACCTTTGCGTACTAATTGATTAATAGTAGGCATCTTGTTTCCTCCTTCCGTATGTTGCTAAGACCACACATCCAGGTGGTTCATTTTTTTACAAAAACAAAGTTTTTGTAGAAAATGATATTTCCACAAAAACAGTTTTAATAAATAATTGCAACTGTTGCTGCTCCCACTTCAATTCCACAAGCTCTACCTAGCTGCTTCATTGAATCTACTTTATTAATAGGCACATCGTTCGCTTTAGCTACATGCATAATTTTACTAATTATGCGTTCATCAGCATCAGCAGCAACGATAACTTCTTTCACAGCTTCCGATTTGAGAGCTTTAACCGTCTGCTTTGTACCTATAATAATCTTTGCTGCCTGTGATACTTTTTCATAAGACAACTTTAATATCCTCCAAAGTAACAGGTTATTTGAAACACCTTTGCTATAATAACATTCTGTTCAATAAATGTCAACAAGAAAAAAACTTGCTTATAGAGGAGGTTACAAACACTCCTCTATAAACTTCAGTCAACAATTACTGCAGCTTCTTCTTCAATGATCGATGGTAATTCTGGTGTGACTTTGCGATACTGTGTCATTCCAGTACCAGCAGGAACCAATTTACCAATAATTACATTTTCTTTCAACCCAAGTAAATCATCACGTTTACCTTTAATAGCTGCATCCGTTAACACACGCGTTGTTTCTTGGAATGAAGCGGCTGATAAGAAAGAATCTGTCTCTAATGATGCTTTCGTAATACCTAATAGTACTGGACGACCAGTTGCAGGTGTTTTACCTTCTAATAGCACTTTTTCATTTGCATCGGTAAATTGGTGAATATCTAGTAGCGATCCAGGTAACACATTTGTATCACCAGCATTATGGACACGTACTTTACGAAGCATTTGTCTTACCATTACTTCGATATGTTTATCACCAATCTCAACACCTTGCATACGGTATACGCGTTGAACTTCTTTAAGTAAGTACTCCTGAACAGCAGTCATATCTTTTACTTTCAACAACTCTTTAGGATCAATTGAACCTTCAGTTAGCTCTTGACCTCGCTCAATGACCGAACCGTCTGCTACTTTCAATCTTGCGT
This window of the Bacillus sp. SM2101 genome carries:
- the rpsC gene encoding 30S ribosomal protein S3, which gives rise to MGQKVNPVGLRIGVIRDWESKWYADKDYADLLHEDLKVREYITKRLSDSAVSKVEIERAANRVNISVHTAKPGMVIGKGGSEVEALRKALNALTGKRVHLNIVEIKRADLDAKLVADNIARQLENRVSFRRVQKQAIQRALRAGAKGIKTMVSGRLGGADIARAEYYSEGTVPLHTLRADIDYGTAEADTTYGKLGVKVWIYRGEVLPTKKNKKEGGK
- the rplV gene encoding 50S ribosomal protein L22 — its product is MQAKAVARTVRIAPRKARLVADLIRGKQIGEALAVLRLTNKAASPIVEKVLKSAVANAEHNYEMDVNNLVVEEAYVNEGPTMKRFRPRAMGRASQINKRTSHITVVVSEKKEG
- the rpsJ gene encoding 30S ribosomal protein S10 yields the protein MAKEKIRIRLKAYDHRILDQSAEKIVATAKRSGANVSGPIPLPTEKSVYTILRAVHKYKDSREQFEMRTHKRLIDIVNPTPKTVDSLMRLDLPSGVDIEIKL
- the tuf gene encoding elongation factor Tu gives rise to the protein MGKEKFDRSKTHANIGTIGHVDHGKTTLTAAITTVLAKKGGAEAQAYDQIDAAPEERERGITISTAHVEYETDSRHYAHVDCPGHADYVKNMITGAAQMDGAILVVSASDGPMPQTREHILLSRQVGVPYIVVFLNKCDMVDDEELLELVEMEVRDLLSEYDFPGDDIPVIQGSALKALEGDAAYEEKILELMAAVDDYIPTPERDTEKDFMMPVEDVFSITGRGTVATGRVDRGKLNVGDEIEIIGLAEESSKTTVTGVEMFRKLLDYAEAGDNIGALLRGVSREDIERGQVLAKPGSITPHQKFKAEVYVLSKEEGGRHTPFFTNYRPQFYFRTTDVTGIVNLPEGVEMVMPGDNIEMTVELIAPIALEEGTKFSIREGGRTVGAGVVATITA
- the rpsS gene encoding 30S ribosomal protein S19 — its product is MGRSLKKGPFVDDHLMKKIEGLNETDGKRVVKTWSRRSTIFPQFIGHTIAVYDGRKHVPVYISEDMVGHKLGEFAPTRTYKGHASDDKKTRR
- the rplD gene encoding 50S ribosomal protein L4, whose product is MPKVTLYSQNGSTVGEVELNESVFGIEPNKSVLFDAVIMQRASLRQGTHKVKGRSEVRGGGRKPWRQKGTGRARQGSIRSPQWRGGGIVFGPTPRSYSYKLPKKVRRLALKSALSTKVLENDIVVLESLAFEAPKTKEMVNILNSLSADRKALIVTADQNEFVTLSARNIPGVTVISATGVNVLDLLNHDKLVITKDAVEIVEEVLA
- the rplB gene encoding 50S ribosomal protein L2, which translates into the protein MAIKKYKPTSNGRRGMSVSDFAEITTDTPEKSLLAPLNKKGGRNNQGRLTVRHQGGGHKRQYRIIDFKRDKDGIPGRVATIEYDPNRSANIALINYVDGEKRYILAPKNLEVGMEIMSGPEADIKVGNALPLVNIPVGTVIHNIELKPGRGGQLVRSAGTSAQVLGKEGKYVLVRLTSGEVRMVLAACRASIGQVGNEQHELINIGKAGRSRWLGKRPTVRGSVMNPVDHPHGGGEGRAPIGRKSPMTPWGKPTLGYKTRKKNKKSDKFIVRRRKK
- the rplW gene encoding 50S ribosomal protein L23, with the translated sequence MKEPRDIIKRPVITERSTDLMEEKKYTFDVDVKANKTEVKDAVEAIFDVKVEKVNIMNYKGKFKRMGRHSGYTNRRRKAIVKLTADSKEIELFEV
- the rplC gene encoding 50S ribosomal protein L3 is translated as MTKGILGRKIGMTQVFVGDVLVPVTVVEASPNVVLQKKTEATDGYEAIQLGFDNKREKLANKPAKGHVAKADTTPKRFIREFRGLNVEEYEVGQEVKVDVFSEGDVVDVTGISKGKGFQGAIKRHGQSRGPMSHGSRYHRRPGSMGPVDPNRVFKGKLLPGRMGGERITVQNLEVVKIDAERNILLIKGNVPGPKKGLVTINSAVKAQ
- the fusA gene encoding elongation factor G, with the protein product MAREFSLEKTRNIGIMAHIDAGKTTTTERVLYYTGRIHKIGETHEGASQMDWMEQEQERGITITSAATTAQWEGHRVNIIDTPGHVDFTVEVERSLRVLDGAVAVLDAQSGVEPQTETVWRQATTYGVPRVVFVNKMDKIGADFLYSLSTIHDRLQANAAAIQLPIGAEDEFHGIIDLVEMNAVFYGNDLGTDIEVREIPEEYKDQAEEYREKLVEAVAELDEELMEKYLGGEEITKEELKAAIRQGTVNVEFYPVICGSAFKNKGVQLMLDAVVDYLPSPLDVPAIKGTLPDTNEEVTRPSSDDEPFSALAFKVMTDPFVGKLTFFRVYSGTLDAGSYVQNSTKGKRERVGRILQMHANSREEISKVYAGDIAAAVGLKVTTTGDTLSEEKNQVILESMEFPEPVISLSIEPKSKADQDKMTTALQKLQEEDPTFRAHTDQETGQVIIEGMGELHLDILVDRMRREFKVEANVGAPQVAYRETFRAAAKVEGKFARQSGGRGQFGHVWIEFEPNEEGKGFEFENKIVGGVVPREYIPAVGAGLEDAMGNGVLAGYPLVDVKAALVDGSYHDVDSSEMAFKIAASMALKNAISKCNPVILEPIMKVEVVMPDEYLGDIMGDVTSRRGRVEGMEARGNAQVVRAMVPLSEMFGYATALRSNTQGRGTFSMHFDHYEEVPKAISEEIIKKNKGE
- the rpsG gene encoding 30S ribosomal protein S7 → MPRKGPVAKRDVLPDPIYNSKLVTRLINKMMVDGKRGKSQDILYKSFELVKERSGKEAMEVFEQALKNIMPVLEVKARRVGGSNYQVPVEVRPDRRTTLGLRWLVNYARLRGERTMEERLANEILDAANNTGAAVKKREDTHKMAEANKAFAHYRW
- a CDS encoding 50S ribosomal protein L7ae-like protein; amino-acid sequence: MSYEKVSQAAKIIIGTKQTVKALKSEAVKEVIVAADADERIISKIMHVAKANDVPINKVDSMKQLGRACGIEVGAATVAIIY